In Pelmatolapia mariae isolate MD_Pm_ZW linkage group LG8, Pm_UMD_F_2, whole genome shotgun sequence, one genomic interval encodes:
- the LOC134632617 gene encoding integrin alpha-X-like isoform X2 gives MSLGLTMKSDPGTQNTVACGPTIPKDCKSITMYSGVCFQINRSNRFEHSIPSSVKECPLQADIAFLLDGSGSVHSEDFQTMKTFVKNLVRSFLSSDTKFSVSQFSTSSKVHYYFDNFFSSGSWDSNIDSIKQLDQATYTAKAIEHVVQNVFTPQRGSRSNAKKVLIVITDGESHDSHHLPYVAMLAESKKIVRFAIGVGNAFNKPAAEQELRTIASSPSDKHVFQVRDFNALEIIRQNLQDKIFSIEGSQTSGESLKMEMSQEGFSAVYVPEGIQMSIVGANQWKGGYVQYTTGGQKVKTYEDVSLEPDSYLGYSMAIAKSWSGSLTVVGAPRYKHRGVVVAVNRDSFRNQKIEPFPWQYQTGEYFGAEVCTMDINNDDITDLIFISAPMYMEPDREGRVYVCRLTGLFVECNFDEPLVLRGHAAVKGRFGSSLAVLPDLNSDGFRDLAVGAPLENNGEGSIYIFNGEGGGRIIPTYSQRITGSEVQSGLKFFGLTISQSSFDQSGDGLPDLAVGSKGKVVLLRSRPIVMVKAEVSFNPNQIPTQNEGCSKPLENTATVCFTMSRVSAVNTAQAVINYTITLDATRKPPNNRAYVRGKQQEQSGSVIVFLRRQQCSTLKIIIEACPEDALSALSNELKFTFNGLSINRNPRPSLSSQAQTTTIYPLGFDINCGTDNKCVDNLKVDFTFTRSSEVKVGIDELLEVTVTVENRGENSYNSRVILTYPAGLSYRKFTIQQGRIGCNSLDSEDGLSRGRTDCTIHKPIFKSKTKASFIVSYGIDTNSQLERKIFVTANATSGNQEHATTSELYKNKSIDVRYSIFMTFESSLSYNNFTFGRSDLQKPVQQSIKITNDIRALNFTVVIRVPVKLGKKDIWVDLISLQIRKNKVVDCSVAKCRVFKCNTFMGIRESRTYEISANLSSGWLDQIGVQSAKFLLTSTASLEYDKIQYIYFSAGSDNNPPVHKIEAEVEVYPKPNFTKAIVGGSLGGLAFLALLTASLYKAGFFKSKYKQMIIEMTEDDPGTAAGAPSAE, from the exons ATGTCTCTTGGTTTGACAATGAAAAGTGATCCTGGAACCCAAAACACTGTG GCATGTGGTCCAACTATTCCAAAGGACTGCAAAAGTATCACCATGTACAGTGGTGTCTGCTTTCAAATAAACCGTTCCAATAGATTTGAGCATTCCATACCTTCTTCTGTCAAAG AATGCCCGCTACAAGCAGACATTGCCTTTCTGTTGGATGGTTCAGGGAGTGTACATAGCGAAGATTTTCAAACAATGAAGACCTTTGTGAAAAATCTGGTTCGGTCTTTTCTCTCAAGTGATACAAAG ttttctGTTTCCCAGTTCTCTACTTCATCAAAGGTCCATTACTATTTTGATAATTTTTTCTCATCTGGATCATGGGACTCTAACATTGATAGCATAAAACAACTAGACCAAGCAACTTACACAGCTAAGGCCATCGAACATGTTGT CCAAAATGTTTTTACACCACAAAGAGGATCCAGATCAAATGCAAAGAAGGTGCTGATAGTTATTACTGATGGAGAATCTCATGACTCACATCACTTACCATATGTAGCAATGCTAGCTGAGAGTAAAAAGATTGTTCGATTTGCTATTGGG gtGGGGAATGCATTTAATAAACCTGCTGCAGAACAGGAACTGCGCACCATTGCATCGTCTCCGTCAGACAAACATGTGTTTCAAGTTAGGGACTTCAACGCCCTTGAAATAATAAGACAGAATTTACAGGACAAAATTTTCTCTATCGAAG GATCACAAACCAGTGGAGAGTCACTGAAAATGGAAATGTCTCAAGAGGGATTCAGTGCAGTTTATGTGCCTGAG GGAATTCAGATGTCTATTGTTGGTGCAAACCAGTGGAAGGGAGGCTACGTGCAATACACAACAGGAGGCCAGAAGGTGAAAACATATGAGGACGTGTCTTTGGAGCCTGACAGTTATCTTG GTTACTCCATGGCAATTGCTAAATCCTGGAGTGGCTCTCTGACAGTTGTTGGTGCTCCAAGATATAAACACAGAGGAGTTGTGGTCGCTGTTAACAGAGATAGCTTTAGAAATCAAAAGATTGAGCCCTTTCCATGGCAG TATCAGACTGGTGAATATTTCGGGGCAGAGGTGTGTACCATGGACATAAATAATGATGACATCACTGATCTAATCTTCATATCAGCCCCAATGTACATGGAGCCTGATAGAGAGGGAAGAGTTTATGTTTGCAGACTAACTGGTTTG TTTGTGGAGTGTAATTTCGATGAGCCGTTAGTACTAAGAGGACATGCAGCTGTCAAAGGAAGGTTCGGCTCTTCTCTTGCTGTACTGCCTGATCTAAACTCAGATGGATTCAGGGATTTGGCAGTTGGAGCACCTTTGGAGAATAATGGTGAAGGCAGCATCTACATATTTAATGgcgaaggaggaggaagaatcaTTCCTActtactcacag AGAATAACTGGCTCTGAGGTCCAGTCAGGACTGAAGTTCTTTGGCCTGACAATCAGTCAGTCGTCTTTTGACCAGAGTGGTGATGGTCTGCCTGACTTAGCGGTGGGTTCAAAGGGCAAAGTTGTTTTATTGAG ATCAAGACCCATAGTAATGGTGAAAGCTGAGGTGTCATTCAACCCAAACCAAATCCCTACTCAGAATGAAGGCTGTTCAAAACCATTGGAGAACACAGCTACAGTCTGCTTCACCATGAGCAGAGTGTCTGCAGTCAACACAG CTCAAGCAGTGATTAATTATACTATAACACTGGATGCCACTCGTAAACCTCCAAACAACCGAGCTTATGTCAGAGGGAAACAACAAGAACAATCTGGATCAGTAATTGTGTTCTTAAGAAGACAACAGTGTTCAACTCTGAAGATAATTATTGAG GCCTGTCCAGAAGATGCTCTTAGTGCTCTTTCCAATGAGCTCAAATTCACGTTTAATGGTTTGTCCATAAACAGAAATCCCAGACCAAGTCTTTCCTCACAGGCTCAAACAACAACCATTTATCCT ttaGGGTTTGACATCAACTGTGGCACTGACAACAAATGTGTTGATAACCTTAAAGTGGATTTTACGTTCACCAG ATCCTCAGAGGTTAAAGTGGGCATTGATGAGCTTTTGGAGGTCACAGTCACAGTGGAGAACAGAGGTGAAAACTCCTACAACAGTCGTGTTATTCTCACGTACCCAGCTGGACTCTCCTACAGGAAGTTCACCATTCAGCAG GGAAGAATTGGGTGCAACTCTTTGGACAGTGAAGATGGTTTATCACGAGGAAGGACAGACTGCACTATCCACAAACCAATTTTTAAGAGCAAAACTAAG GCTTCCTTCATTGTCTCCTATGGGATTGACACCAACAGTCAACTTGAGAGGAAGATCTTTGTCACTGCAAATGCCACCAG TGGAAATCAGGAGCATGCCACTACAAGTGAACTCTATAAAAATAAATCGATTGATGTGAGATATAGCATTTTTATGACATTTGAAAG CTCCCTCAGCTACAACAATTTCACATTTGGGAGGAGTGATTTGCAGAAACCAGTCCAGCAATCAATTAAG ATTACAAATGATATCAGAGCACTTAATTTCACTGTGGTGATCAGGGTTCCAGTGAAGCTTGGTAAAAAAGACATTTGGGTGGATTTGATCAGTCTACAG ATCAGAAAAAATAAGGTGGTG GACTGCTCTGTAGCCAAGTGCAGAGTGTTCAAGTGCAACACTTTCATGGGAATACGGGAGAGTAGGACGTATGAAATCTCTGCCAACCTCAGTTCAGGATGGCTAGATCAG ATTGGGGTTCAGTCTGCCAAATTCCTCTTGACCAGCACTGCCAGTCTGGAGTATGACAAAATCCAGTATATCTACTTTTCAGCAGGGTCTGACAACAATCCTCCTGTTCACAAG ATTGAGGCAGAAGTAGAAGTGTATCCTAAGCCAAATTTCACCAAAGCGATCGTTGGAGGATCCCTGGGAGGGCTGGCTTTTCTAGCTTTACTCACCGCTAGCCTGTATAAG GCTGGATTTTTCAAGAGTAAATACAAACAGATGATAATTGAAATGACAGAAGATGATCCAGGGACGGCTGCAGGTGCACCCTCAGCAGAGTAA
- the LOC134632617 gene encoding integrin alpha-X-like isoform X3 codes for MSLGLTMKSDPGTQNTVACGPTIPKDCKSITMYSGVCFQINRSNRFEHSIPSSVKECPLQADIAFLLDGSGSVHSEDFQTMKTFVKNLVRSFLSSDTKFSVSQFSTSSKVHYYFDNFFSSGSWDSNIDSIKQLDQATYTAKAIEHVVQNVFTPQRGSRSNAKKVLIVITDGESHDSHHLPYVAMLAESKKIVRFAIGVGNAFNKPAAEQELRTIASSPSDKHVFQVRDFNALEIIRQNLQDKIFSIEGSQTSGESLKMEMSQEGFSAVYVPEGIQMSIVGANQWKGGYVQYTTGGQKVKTYEDVSLEPDSYLGYSMAIAKSWSGSLTVVGAPRYKHRGVVVAVNRDSFRNQKIEPFPWQYQTGEYFGAEVCTMDINNDDITDLIFISAPMYMEPDREGRVYVCRLTGLFVECNFDEPLVLRGHAAVKGRFGSSLAVLPDLNSDGFRDLAVGAPLENNGEGSIYIFNGEGGGRIIPTYSQRITGSEVQSGLKFFGLTISQSSFDQSGDGLPDLAVGSKGKVVLLRSRPIVMVKAEVSFNPNQIPTQNEGCSKPLENTATVCFTMSRVSAVNTAQAVINYTITLDATRKPPNNRAYVRGKQQEQSGSVIVFLRRQQCSTLKIIIEACPEDALSALSNELKFTFNGLSINRNPRPSLSSQAQTTTIYPLGFDINCGTDNKCVDNLKVDFTFTRSSEVKVGIDELLEVTVTVENRGENSYNSRVILTYPAGLSYRKFTIQQGRIGCNSLDSEDGLSRGRTDCTIHKPIFKSKTKASFIVSYGIDTNSQLERKIFVTANATSGNQEHATTSELYKNKSIDVRYSIFMTFESSLSYNNFTFGRSDLQKPVQQSIKITNDIRALNFTVVIRVPVKLGKKDIWVDLISLQITDCQRGTDEEPPVKNFVSQIRKNKVVDCSVAKCRVFKCNTFMGIRESRTYEISANLSSGWLDQIGVQSAKFLLTSTASLEYDKIQYIYFSAGSDNNPPVHKIEAEVEVYPKPNFTKAIVGGSLGGLAFLALLTASLYKAGFFKSKYKQMIIEMTEDDPGTAAGAPSAE; via the exons ATGTCTCTTGGTTTGACAATGAAAAGTGATCCTGGAACCCAAAACACTGTG GCATGTGGTCCAACTATTCCAAAGGACTGCAAAAGTATCACCATGTACAGTGGTGTCTGCTTTCAAATAAACCGTTCCAATAGATTTGAGCATTCCATACCTTCTTCTGTCAAAG AATGCCCGCTACAAGCAGACATTGCCTTTCTGTTGGATGGTTCAGGGAGTGTACATAGCGAAGATTTTCAAACAATGAAGACCTTTGTGAAAAATCTGGTTCGGTCTTTTCTCTCAAGTGATACAAAG ttttctGTTTCCCAGTTCTCTACTTCATCAAAGGTCCATTACTATTTTGATAATTTTTTCTCATCTGGATCATGGGACTCTAACATTGATAGCATAAAACAACTAGACCAAGCAACTTACACAGCTAAGGCCATCGAACATGTTGT CCAAAATGTTTTTACACCACAAAGAGGATCCAGATCAAATGCAAAGAAGGTGCTGATAGTTATTACTGATGGAGAATCTCATGACTCACATCACTTACCATATGTAGCAATGCTAGCTGAGAGTAAAAAGATTGTTCGATTTGCTATTGGG gtGGGGAATGCATTTAATAAACCTGCTGCAGAACAGGAACTGCGCACCATTGCATCGTCTCCGTCAGACAAACATGTGTTTCAAGTTAGGGACTTCAACGCCCTTGAAATAATAAGACAGAATTTACAGGACAAAATTTTCTCTATCGAAG GATCACAAACCAGTGGAGAGTCACTGAAAATGGAAATGTCTCAAGAGGGATTCAGTGCAGTTTATGTGCCTGAG GGAATTCAGATGTCTATTGTTGGTGCAAACCAGTGGAAGGGAGGCTACGTGCAATACACAACAGGAGGCCAGAAGGTGAAAACATATGAGGACGTGTCTTTGGAGCCTGACAGTTATCTTG GTTACTCCATGGCAATTGCTAAATCCTGGAGTGGCTCTCTGACAGTTGTTGGTGCTCCAAGATATAAACACAGAGGAGTTGTGGTCGCTGTTAACAGAGATAGCTTTAGAAATCAAAAGATTGAGCCCTTTCCATGGCAG TATCAGACTGGTGAATATTTCGGGGCAGAGGTGTGTACCATGGACATAAATAATGATGACATCACTGATCTAATCTTCATATCAGCCCCAATGTACATGGAGCCTGATAGAGAGGGAAGAGTTTATGTTTGCAGACTAACTGGTTTG TTTGTGGAGTGTAATTTCGATGAGCCGTTAGTACTAAGAGGACATGCAGCTGTCAAAGGAAGGTTCGGCTCTTCTCTTGCTGTACTGCCTGATCTAAACTCAGATGGATTCAGGGATTTGGCAGTTGGAGCACCTTTGGAGAATAATGGTGAAGGCAGCATCTACATATTTAATGgcgaaggaggaggaagaatcaTTCCTActtactcacag AGAATAACTGGCTCTGAGGTCCAGTCAGGACTGAAGTTCTTTGGCCTGACAATCAGTCAGTCGTCTTTTGACCAGAGTGGTGATGGTCTGCCTGACTTAGCGGTGGGTTCAAAGGGCAAAGTTGTTTTATTGAG ATCAAGACCCATAGTAATGGTGAAAGCTGAGGTGTCATTCAACCCAAACCAAATCCCTACTCAGAATGAAGGCTGTTCAAAACCATTGGAGAACACAGCTACAGTCTGCTTCACCATGAGCAGAGTGTCTGCAGTCAACACAG CTCAAGCAGTGATTAATTATACTATAACACTGGATGCCACTCGTAAACCTCCAAACAACCGAGCTTATGTCAGAGGGAAACAACAAGAACAATCTGGATCAGTAATTGTGTTCTTAAGAAGACAACAGTGTTCAACTCTGAAGATAATTATTGAG GCCTGTCCAGAAGATGCTCTTAGTGCTCTTTCCAATGAGCTCAAATTCACGTTTAATGGTTTGTCCATAAACAGAAATCCCAGACCAAGTCTTTCCTCACAGGCTCAAACAACAACCATTTATCCT ttaGGGTTTGACATCAACTGTGGCACTGACAACAAATGTGTTGATAACCTTAAAGTGGATTTTACGTTCACCAG ATCCTCAGAGGTTAAAGTGGGCATTGATGAGCTTTTGGAGGTCACAGTCACAGTGGAGAACAGAGGTGAAAACTCCTACAACAGTCGTGTTATTCTCACGTACCCAGCTGGACTCTCCTACAGGAAGTTCACCATTCAGCAG GGAAGAATTGGGTGCAACTCTTTGGACAGTGAAGATGGTTTATCACGAGGAAGGACAGACTGCACTATCCACAAACCAATTTTTAAGAGCAAAACTAAG GCTTCCTTCATTGTCTCCTATGGGATTGACACCAACAGTCAACTTGAGAGGAAGATCTTTGTCACTGCAAATGCCACCAG TGGAAATCAGGAGCATGCCACTACAAGTGAACTCTATAAAAATAAATCGATTGATGTGAGATATAGCATTTTTATGACATTTGAAAG CTCCCTCAGCTACAACAATTTCACATTTGGGAGGAGTGATTTGCAGAAACCAGTCCAGCAATCAATTAAG ATTACAAATGATATCAGAGCACTTAATTTCACTGTGGTGATCAGGGTTCCAGTGAAGCTTGGTAAAAAAGACATTTGGGTGGATTTGATCAGTCTACAG atCACAGACTGTCAGAGAGGAACTGACGAAGAACCACCTGTCAAAAATTTTGTTTCTCAGATCAGAAAAAATAAGGTGGTG GACTGCTCTGTAGCCAAGTGCAGAGTGTTCAAGTGCAACACTTTCATGGGAATACGGGAGAGTAGGACGTATGAAATCTCTGCCAACCTCAGTTCAGGATGGCTAGATCAG ATTGGGGTTCAGTCTGCCAAATTCCTCTTGACCAGCACTGCCAGTCTGGAGTATGACAAAATCCAGTATATCTACTTTTCAGCAGGGTCTGACAACAATCCTCCTGTTCACAAG ATTGAGGCAGAAGTAGAAGTGTATCCTAAGCCAAATTTCACCAAAGCGATCGTTGGAGGATCCCTGGGAGGGCTGGCTTTTCTAGCTTTACTCACCGCTAGCCTGTATAAG GCTGGATTTTTCAAGAGTAAATACAAACAGATGATAATTGAAATGACAGAAGATGATCCAGGGACGGCTGCAGGTGCACCCTCAGCAGAGTAA
- the LOC134632617 gene encoding integrin alpha-X-like isoform X1 translates to MSLGLTMKSDPGTQNTVACGPTIPKDCKSITMYSGVCFQINRSNRFEHSIPSSVKECPLQADIAFLLDGSGSVHSEDFQTMKTFVKNLVRSFLSSDTKFSVSQFSTSSKVHYYFDNFFSSGSWDSNIDSIKQLDQATYTAKAIEHVVQNVFTPQRGSRSNAKKVLIVITDGESHDSHHLPYVAMLAESKKIVRFAIGVGNAFNKPAAEQELRTIASSPSDKHVFQVRDFNALEIIRQNLQDKIFSIEGSQTSGESLKMEMSQEGFSAVYVPEGIQMSIVGANQWKGGYVQYTTGGQKVKTYEDVSLEPDSYLGYSMAIAKSWSGSLTVVGAPRYKHRGVVVAVNRDSFRNQKIEPFPWQTGEYFGAEVCTMDINNDDITDLIFISAPMYMEPDREGRVYVCRLTGLFVECNFDEPLVLRGHAAVKGRFGSSLAVLPDLNSDGFRDLAVGAPLENNGEGSIYIFNGEGGGRIIPTYSQRITGSEVQSGLKFFGLTISQSSFDQSGDGLPDLAVGSKGKVVLLRSRPIVMVKAEVSFNPNQIPTQNEGCSKPLENTATVCFTMSRVSAVNTAQAVINYTITLDATRKPPNNRAYVRGKQQEQSGSVIVFLRRQQCSTLKIIIEACPEDALSALSNELKFTFNGLSINRNPRPSLSSQAQTTTIYPLGFDINCGTDNKCVDNLKVDFTFTRSSEVKVGIDELLEVTVTVENRGENSYNSRVILTYPAGLSYRKFTIQQGRIGCNSLDSEDGLSRGRTDCTIHKPIFKSKTKASFIVSYGIDTNSQLERKIFVTANATSGNQEHATTSELYKNKSIDVRYSIFMTFESSLSYNNFTFGRSDLQKPVQQSIKITNDIRALNFTVVIRVPVKLGKKDIWVDLISLQITDCQRGTDEEPPVKNFVSQIRKNKVVDCSVAKCRVFKCNTFMGIRESRTYEISANLSSGWLDQIGVQSAKFLLTSTASLEYDKIQYIYFSAGSDNNPPVHKIEAEVEVYPKPNFTKAIVGGSLGGLAFLALLTASLYKAGFFKSKYKQMIIEMTEDDPGTAAGAPSAE, encoded by the exons ATGTCTCTTGGTTTGACAATGAAAAGTGATCCTGGAACCCAAAACACTGTG GCATGTGGTCCAACTATTCCAAAGGACTGCAAAAGTATCACCATGTACAGTGGTGTCTGCTTTCAAATAAACCGTTCCAATAGATTTGAGCATTCCATACCTTCTTCTGTCAAAG AATGCCCGCTACAAGCAGACATTGCCTTTCTGTTGGATGGTTCAGGGAGTGTACATAGCGAAGATTTTCAAACAATGAAGACCTTTGTGAAAAATCTGGTTCGGTCTTTTCTCTCAAGTGATACAAAG ttttctGTTTCCCAGTTCTCTACTTCATCAAAGGTCCATTACTATTTTGATAATTTTTTCTCATCTGGATCATGGGACTCTAACATTGATAGCATAAAACAACTAGACCAAGCAACTTACACAGCTAAGGCCATCGAACATGTTGT CCAAAATGTTTTTACACCACAAAGAGGATCCAGATCAAATGCAAAGAAGGTGCTGATAGTTATTACTGATGGAGAATCTCATGACTCACATCACTTACCATATGTAGCAATGCTAGCTGAGAGTAAAAAGATTGTTCGATTTGCTATTGGG gtGGGGAATGCATTTAATAAACCTGCTGCAGAACAGGAACTGCGCACCATTGCATCGTCTCCGTCAGACAAACATGTGTTTCAAGTTAGGGACTTCAACGCCCTTGAAATAATAAGACAGAATTTACAGGACAAAATTTTCTCTATCGAAG GATCACAAACCAGTGGAGAGTCACTGAAAATGGAAATGTCTCAAGAGGGATTCAGTGCAGTTTATGTGCCTGAG GGAATTCAGATGTCTATTGTTGGTGCAAACCAGTGGAAGGGAGGCTACGTGCAATACACAACAGGAGGCCAGAAGGTGAAAACATATGAGGACGTGTCTTTGGAGCCTGACAGTTATCTTG GTTACTCCATGGCAATTGCTAAATCCTGGAGTGGCTCTCTGACAGTTGTTGGTGCTCCAAGATATAAACACAGAGGAGTTGTGGTCGCTGTTAACAGAGATAGCTTTAGAAATCAAAAGATTGAGCCCTTTCCATGGCAG ACTGGTGAATATTTCGGGGCAGAGGTGTGTACCATGGACATAAATAATGATGACATCACTGATCTAATCTTCATATCAGCCCCAATGTACATGGAGCCTGATAGAGAGGGAAGAGTTTATGTTTGCAGACTAACTGGTTTG TTTGTGGAGTGTAATTTCGATGAGCCGTTAGTACTAAGAGGACATGCAGCTGTCAAAGGAAGGTTCGGCTCTTCTCTTGCTGTACTGCCTGATCTAAACTCAGATGGATTCAGGGATTTGGCAGTTGGAGCACCTTTGGAGAATAATGGTGAAGGCAGCATCTACATATTTAATGgcgaaggaggaggaagaatcaTTCCTActtactcacag AGAATAACTGGCTCTGAGGTCCAGTCAGGACTGAAGTTCTTTGGCCTGACAATCAGTCAGTCGTCTTTTGACCAGAGTGGTGATGGTCTGCCTGACTTAGCGGTGGGTTCAAAGGGCAAAGTTGTTTTATTGAG ATCAAGACCCATAGTAATGGTGAAAGCTGAGGTGTCATTCAACCCAAACCAAATCCCTACTCAGAATGAAGGCTGTTCAAAACCATTGGAGAACACAGCTACAGTCTGCTTCACCATGAGCAGAGTGTCTGCAGTCAACACAG CTCAAGCAGTGATTAATTATACTATAACACTGGATGCCACTCGTAAACCTCCAAACAACCGAGCTTATGTCAGAGGGAAACAACAAGAACAATCTGGATCAGTAATTGTGTTCTTAAGAAGACAACAGTGTTCAACTCTGAAGATAATTATTGAG GCCTGTCCAGAAGATGCTCTTAGTGCTCTTTCCAATGAGCTCAAATTCACGTTTAATGGTTTGTCCATAAACAGAAATCCCAGACCAAGTCTTTCCTCACAGGCTCAAACAACAACCATTTATCCT ttaGGGTTTGACATCAACTGTGGCACTGACAACAAATGTGTTGATAACCTTAAAGTGGATTTTACGTTCACCAG ATCCTCAGAGGTTAAAGTGGGCATTGATGAGCTTTTGGAGGTCACAGTCACAGTGGAGAACAGAGGTGAAAACTCCTACAACAGTCGTGTTATTCTCACGTACCCAGCTGGACTCTCCTACAGGAAGTTCACCATTCAGCAG GGAAGAATTGGGTGCAACTCTTTGGACAGTGAAGATGGTTTATCACGAGGAAGGACAGACTGCACTATCCACAAACCAATTTTTAAGAGCAAAACTAAG GCTTCCTTCATTGTCTCCTATGGGATTGACACCAACAGTCAACTTGAGAGGAAGATCTTTGTCACTGCAAATGCCACCAG TGGAAATCAGGAGCATGCCACTACAAGTGAACTCTATAAAAATAAATCGATTGATGTGAGATATAGCATTTTTATGACATTTGAAAG CTCCCTCAGCTACAACAATTTCACATTTGGGAGGAGTGATTTGCAGAAACCAGTCCAGCAATCAATTAAG ATTACAAATGATATCAGAGCACTTAATTTCACTGTGGTGATCAGGGTTCCAGTGAAGCTTGGTAAAAAAGACATTTGGGTGGATTTGATCAGTCTACAG atCACAGACTGTCAGAGAGGAACTGACGAAGAACCACCTGTCAAAAATTTTGTTTCTCAGATCAGAAAAAATAAGGTGGTG GACTGCTCTGTAGCCAAGTGCAGAGTGTTCAAGTGCAACACTTTCATGGGAATACGGGAGAGTAGGACGTATGAAATCTCTGCCAACCTCAGTTCAGGATGGCTAGATCAG ATTGGGGTTCAGTCTGCCAAATTCCTCTTGACCAGCACTGCCAGTCTGGAGTATGACAAAATCCAGTATATCTACTTTTCAGCAGGGTCTGACAACAATCCTCCTGTTCACAAG ATTGAGGCAGAAGTAGAAGTGTATCCTAAGCCAAATTTCACCAAAGCGATCGTTGGAGGATCCCTGGGAGGGCTGGCTTTTCTAGCTTTACTCACCGCTAGCCTGTATAAG GCTGGATTTTTCAAGAGTAAATACAAACAGATGATAATTGAAATGACAGAAGATGATCCAGGGACGGCTGCAGGTGCACCCTCAGCAGAGTAA